A region of Haliotis asinina isolate JCU_RB_2024 chromosome 9, JCU_Hal_asi_v2, whole genome shotgun sequence DNA encodes the following proteins:
- the LOC137297077 gene encoding uncharacterized protein: MSAYQGYPQGQGPGGYDEGRSWAALGNLPDGQYSQTEAYPPMTSKTLSVPMCQVVPGGGETYKQPAEYSGEDFTDEGKAGAPGNPPDGQNGKTDTDPLMTSTAQSASMTRVIPGGDDTFKQLAPYSGKEFNGVSRRKRTRFDTGGLPLGGQGQNADLRCSTHGGNVRGCARPTIPATPIVPTRPAIPARPTYPVPQKVEPPNRQLRISGLAVKTPGYKLMSYFSTWGVVEDFEVVKDLTLRSTGVAFVMFKNLGDAVKAVSYQPHVIDNKEVEVTYAKPYKKLPSETFSSRREQRHHETAQQQRLPESIQSLDQGYDISEAREPQKLTEDAQPKRQSTPDTLMSRLTQADSFEDMPFGTEYECNVSGCLFKGKPEQFERHWTKIHEAKVLYLICSFCGMECDADDLHQHLSFFHGIEDRSEMATLLCCAKQQERDNIHFVMPGSVTRETCMKVTNPPQNRDAKDVLSCTQCIFTGTVDEFVNHWEKHHSAGLSYLTCPKCPKTFKKRDFLLLHIKYQHQNKAVRTEKEPENNEKNFNESPNFNLLERVCHELQRQQLPISEMDIPAISGIGSIGAGNMPTMTLASLSGPLKSDQNVPLPVLPSQQPTPPAPPLLASQVPTQQAVSLQEQVTSFYPSTASLPKPVPPPLTSPPHLTSPPFPQPVPPPAIGSQSYPEAPLPWFSNTSTRQPVVAAVSSQSYSVASPQTQVVASVAPTSSQACAPLQHTLTGQVITHFASAQPTEFIMEQRPVASVAPSTVSSTSQAWAQLHLPLTEQVITQSASVELPQFVMEQPPAAPSVAPSIVPPHSPQAGAPFQHSLDGQMITQPAGAEPPEFVWEQLPYASQSGIMASEDHGSISELDAQDVNDFYMGNINSGGESPESQSEPEMVTEEKAKDELKRSAQFGSVLALRPEWTKTLKVAHHKKSSFEVNNCKKKTKFTTQVKFIPKFDRTQPDSIHKFLLWSHIMMEKLEDANIKVRRRLKADEGECDLAAGDDYVNPEKMLDLSSEEETDGERSTAVKGTLNQAHEDMKAMAQTVAEKVFTEYRSMNKYTVAKNTGQSGKGAGKQGLVDKKVLGQLFHKSIGMVKYQSKRANVDADLIRKGVSWVKRSIRRMLEEERTGNGDWSRKEHQQRTEYHDLIRDEHQRWTDSFDWSRKEFADLQMHDRGQEQFFKDGRFSQDDYLDSGDDDRIRLSNFADGGTTELPKIRGKKRKRSRRGKSSSSKTKSHDFEKEGVDTKTKDQVNSGKKKRRRKKRKGGVKTEGNNGNTFEQEQDGISEGDLSGDGSPCEFDMDDVR, encoded by the exons ATGTCGGCCTATCAAGGCTATCCTCAAGGTCAGGGCCCAGGAGGTTATGATGAGGGAAGATCATGGGCAGCACTTGGAAACCTCCCTGATGGACAGTACAGCCAGACTGAGGCATATCCTCCCATGACAAGCAAGACACTGTCTGTACCAATGTGCCAAGTAGTGCCAGGTGGTGGTGAGACTTATAAACAGCCGGCAGAGTACTCAGGGGAAGATTTTACTGATGAAGGAAAGGCAGGGGCACCAGGAAATCCCCCTGATGGCCAGAATGGCAAGACTGACACAGAtccccttatgacaagcacggcACAGTCTGCATCAATGACCAGAGTCATACCAGGTGGTGATGACACGTTTAAGCAACTGGCACCATACTCAGGAAAAGAGTTTAATGGTGTTTCCCGTCGAAAGAGGACACGTTTTGATACAGG AGGTTTACCTCTTGGGGGTCAAGGTCAAAATGCTGACTTGAGGTGTAGCACG CATGGAGGAAATGTAAGAG GATGTGCCAGACCCACTATTCCTGCCACACCCATCGTTCCTACCAGACCTGCCATTCCTGCCAGACCAACCTATCCA GTTCCCCAAAAGGTGGAGCCGCCCAATAGGCAGCTGCGAATATCGGGGCTGGCAGTGAAAACCCCCGGTTACAAGCTGATGTCCTACTTCTCCACATGGGGAGTAGTCGAGGACTTTGAGGTGGTGAAGGATCTGACATTGAG ATCAACAGGTGTTGCATTTGTGATGTTTAAAAATCTTGGCGATGCAGTGAAAGCAGTGTCATACCAGCCACATGTTATTGATAATAAGGAGGTTGAAGTCACCTACGCCAAGCCTTATAAG AAGCTGCcatctgaaacattttcatcTAGGAGGGAACAAAGACACCATGAAACTGCCCAACAACAAAGACTGCCTGAATCTATCCAATCACTTGATCAAGGTTATGATATATCAGAAGCTAGAGAACCCCAAAAGTTGACTGAAGATGCACAGCCAAAAAGGCAGTCCACACCAGATACTTTGATGTCACGTCTGACTCAAGCAGACAGCTTTGAAGACATGCCCTTTGGAACTGAATATGAGTGCAATGTCTCTGGATGTTTATTTAAAGGCAAACCAGAGCAATTTGAACGTCACTGGACAAAAATTCATGAAGCAAAGGTTCTTTATCTCATTTGTTCATTCTGTGGCATGGAATGTGATGCAGATGATCTTCATCAACACCTGTCTTTTTTTCATGGGATTGAGGACAGGAGTGAAATGGCAACACTCCTGTGTTGTGCTAAACAACAGGAGAGAGACAATATCCACTTTGTCATGCCTGGCAGTGTGACAAGGGAAACCTGCATGAAGGTGACAAATCCTCCACAAAACAGAGATGCTAAAGATGTCCTTAGCTGCACCCAATGCATATTTACTGGCACTGTTGATGAGTTTGTCAATCACTGGGAAAAACATCATTCAGCAGGACTCAGTTACCTGACATGCCCCAAATGCCCCAAAACTTTCAAGAAGAGAGACTTTCTTCTGCTTCATATTAAGTATCAGCATCAAAATAAAGCAGTGAGAACCGAAAAAGAAccagaaaacaatgaaaaaaactTCAATGAGTCTCCTAACTTTAATCTGCTTGAAAGGGTTTGTCATGAATTGCAAAGGCAACAATTACCAATATCAGAGATGGACATACCTGCAATTTCAGGTATTGGTTCAATAGGTGCTGGAAACATGCCAACAATGACTCTAGCTTCATTAAGTGGTCCATTGAAGTCTGATCAGAATGTGCCATTGCCAGTATTGCCATCCCAGCAGCCCACTCCACCTGCTCCACCACTTCTAGCATCCCAGGTTCCCACACAACAAGCCGTATCTTTACAGGAGCAAGTAACATCCTTCTACCCCTCCACAGCATCTCTCCCCAAACCTGTGCCACCTCCTTTAACATCTCCACCTCATCTTACATCACCACCTTTCCCTCAGCCTGTCCCTCCACCTGCTATAGGAAGTCAGTCATATCCTGAGGCACCTTTACCTTGGTTTTCAAATACGTCAACTCGGCAACCAGTGGTGGCTGCAGTGAGTAGTCAGTCATACTCAGTGGCTTCCCCACAAACCCAGGTTGTTGCTTCAGTTGCACCAACTTCTTCTCAAGCATGTGCCCCATTACAACACACACTGACTGGGCAAGTGATCACTCACTTTGCAAGTGCTCAACCAACAGAGTTTATAATGGAACAAAGACCCGTTGCTTCAGTTGCTCCTTCAACAGTTTCATCAACCTCTCAAGCATGGGCCCAGTTGCACCTTCCACTGACTGAGCAAGTGATCACTCAGTCTGCAAGTGTTGAGTTGCCACAGTTTGTAATGGAACAACCACCTGCTGCTCCTTCAGTTGCTCCTTCAATAGTACCACCACATTCTCCTCAAGCAGGTGCCCCATTTCAGCACTCACTGGATGGACAGATGATTACTCAGCCTGCAGGTGCTGAGCCACCAGAGTTTGTATGGGAACAACTACCTTATGCTTCTCAGTCAGGAATAATGGCAAGTGAAGATCATGGTAGCATCTCTGAACTTGATGCTCAGGATGTAAATGATTTCTACATGGGCAACATAAACTCTGGGGGAGAATCCCCTGAATCCCAGAGTGAACCAGAGATGGTAACTGAAGAGAAAGCGAAGGATGAATTGAAAAGATCAGCCCAGTTTGGGTCAGTTCTTGCTCTGAGACCAGAATGGACAAAGACACTTAAAGTTGCACACCACAAAAAGTCATCATTTGAAGTAAACAATTGTAAGaaaaaaactaaattcacaacCCAAGTGAAATTTATTCCAAAGTTTGATAGAACACAACCAGATAGTATACACAAGTTCTTACTTTGGAGTCACATAATGATGGAAAAACTAGAGGATGCTAATATTAAAGTAAGAAGGAGACTTAAAGCAGATGAAGGAGAATGTGATCTAGCAGCAGGTGATGATTATGTAAACCCTGAAAAAATGCTGGATTTATCTTCAGAGGAAGAAACAGATGGTGAAAGAAGTACTGCAGTTAAGGGAACTTTGAATCAAGCACATGAGGATATGAAAGCAATGGCGCAAACTGTTGCTGAGAAAGTGTTTACAGAATACAGAAGTATGAACAAATACACAGTTGCAAAAAATACAGGTCAGTCTGGAAAAGGAGCAGGTAAACAAGGGCTGGTTGACAAAAAGGTTTTAGGTCAGTTGTTTCACAAGTCCATTGGCATGGTAAAATATCAGTCTAAGAGAGCCAATGTTGATGCTGACTTAATCCGTAAGGGTGTTTCATGGGTCAAAAGAAGCATTAGAAGAATGCTTGAAGAAGAAAGGACAGGTAATGGTGATTGGTCAAGGAAGGAACATCAGCAGAGGACAGAGTACCATGATCTAATTAGAGATGAACATCAGCGCTGGACAGATAGCTTTGATTGGTCAAGGAAAGAATTTGCTGACTTGCAGATGCATGATAGAGGTCAAGAGCAGTTCTTTAAGGATGGAAGATTTTCTCAGGATGACTATTTGGACTCTGGAGATGATGACAGAATACGTTTGAGTAACTTTGCTGATGGTGGTACCACAGAACTTCCAAAGATACGGGGCAAAAAGAGAAAACGATCCAGAAGAGGCAAGTCTAGCAGCTCCAAGACAAAGAGTCATGACTTTGAGAAAGAAGGTGTTGACACAAAGACTAAGGATCAGGTGAACAGTGGtaagaagaagaggaggagaaAGAAAAGGAAAGGTGGTGTTAAAACTGAGGGAAATAATGGGAACACCTTTGAACAAGAACAGGATGGCATTAGTGAGGGAGATCTGAGTGGAGATGGTAGCCCCTGCGAGTTTGACATGGATGATGTGAGATGA